CTGACGCAGGATGTTCAGCGCCATGTTGTCGTCCGAGCGGATCAGCCCGGTGCCGTGGCAGGACGGGCAAGGCTGCGTCGTCGCCTCGATCATGCCGGGGCGCAGGCGCTGGCGGCTCATCTCCATCAGGCCGAAGCCCGAGATCCGGCCCACCTGAATGCGGGCGCGGTCGGTCTTGAGCTTGTCCTTGATGCGCTTCTCGACGGCGGCGTTGTTCTTGCGCTCGTCCATGTCGATGAAGTCGATGACGATCAGGCCAGCAAGGTCACGCAGACGCAACTGGCGCGCCACTTCTTCGGCGGCCTCGAGGTTGGTCTTGAGCGCGGTCTCCTCGATGGAGCCCTCTTTCGTCGCCCGGCCAGAGTTCACGTCGATGGCGACCAGCGCCTCGGTGACGCCGATGACGATGTAACCGCCCGACTTCAGCTGAACGGTCGGATTGAACATGCCCGCAAGGTACGATTCGACCTGGTAGCGCGCGAAGAGCGGCATCTGGTCGACGTAATGCTTCACGTTCTTGGCGTGGGACGGCATGATCATCTTCATGAAGTCCTTGGCCACGCGGTAGCCGCGTTCGCCCTCGACATGCACCTCGTCGATCTCGCGCGAATACAGGTCGCGGATCGAGCGTTTGATGAGGTCGCCCTCTTCGTAGATCTTCGCGGGCGCGATGCTCTTCAGGGTCAGCTCGCGGATCTGCTCCCAAAGGCGCTGCAGGTATTCGTAATCGCGCTTGATCTCGGTCTTGGTGCGCTTGGCACCGGCGGTCCGGATGATCAGGCCCGCACCCTTGGGCACGTCGATCTCGTTGGCGATGGCCTTCAGCTTCTGCCGGTCGGTGGCATTGGTGATCTTGCGGCTGATCCCGCCCCCGCGTGCGGTGTTGGGCATCAGGACGCAGTAACGACCGGCCAGCGACAGGTAGGTGGTCAGCGCGGCGCCCTTGTTGCCGCGCTCTTCCTTGACGACCTGCACCAGCATGATCTGGCGGACCTTGATGACCTCCTGGATCTTGTAGCGGCGCGCGCGCGAGGGCTTGCGCACCGGGCGGATGTCTTCCTCGGTGTCGTCGTCGGCAACGGATTCGATGCTGTCGTCACCCTCGGAGGTGTCATCGTCATCGTCGTCAGAGCCTTCGGGCTCTGCGGTGATCACATCGGCGTCGTCATCGCTGTCGGCGGCCATCGGGCGGCCTTTGGCGGCATCGTCACCGTCCTCGGCCGTGTCTTCCTCGCTGCCCTGCTCCGGCGTCTCGACCGGGGTCTCGGCGGGCGTGGGTGCGGGCACCTCGGCGGGTGCGGGCGGCTCTGTCGGGGTCTCGGTCGGGGCCGGGTTCTCGGGCGCCTCGGAGGGCGCGGGATCCTCGGTCGGGGTCTCGCCGGGCACATCCGCGCCGCCAGCGGCCACGGGGGCCTCGGTCACATGATCGGGCAGCGCCTGCTCTGCGGGCGTGGCTTCGGCCACACCGGCCTCGGGCTGGCCCATGGGTTCGGCGACCGGGGTCTCGGCCACGGTCTCCATCGGGGACAGGCCCTCGCCGGGTTCGCCGGCGTCGCCGTCCTCGCCCAGGTCGATCGTCTCCATGCCGCTGATCTCGCGCGGGGCCTTGGCCTCGGCGGTCTCGGTCGTCTCGACCTTGTCGGACTTCTTCGGCGTCTTCTTGCGGGACCGCGAGCGCGACCGCTTGGGCTTTTCCTCTTCTTCCTCGGCGGCGGCGGCAAGCGCGGCCTCCTCCTCCATCAGGGCCTTCCGGTCCGCGACGGGGATCTGGTAGTAATCCGGGTGAATTTCCGAGAAGGCGAGGAAGCCGTGGCGGTTGCCGCCATAGTCCACGAAGGCCGCCTGAAGCGAGGGTTCGACCCGCGTTACCTTTGCAAGGTAGATGTTGCCGGCGAGCTGCCGCTTGTTCTCGGACTCAAAGTCGAATTCCTCGACCTTGTTGCCGTCCACCACCACGACGCGGGTTTCCTCCGCGTGGGTGGCGTCGATGAGCATTTTCTTTGCCATGGGTTCCGTATGCACAGCCGGACGAGCCCCGTCCCGGGGGTCGCGGCGCGTGGGGACTGTGTCTTGTCAGGGCGAGAGGTTGCGCGCCGTCACGAGGGGCGCAGACGCTCCTGTCCTCGTGCCTCATGTCTGTCGCGCGCTTCATCGCGGTTCTTCTCCGACGCTATACCGCGACATGGTCCATGCCTCGGCTGCGCCCGTTCATGAAACCCGTCGCAAGAAGCGGTCCGGGTTCGGTTCATTGGCCTTGCGGCCGGATCGGCCTGCCAGAAAGCGGATTGGTCCGGGCTTTGAGGCAGCGAAACTGGTCGGCGCTGTCGTGAAGACAGCCAGCCTGAACGCCAACATAACGTCTGAGGCACCGAGAACACAATGCTGAAATTGCGCTTTGTCCCCAGCCCCCGGCATGGATGACAAAAAAGAAGGGCGCCGCAGATCGCGGCGCCCTGTCACGTTTGGTGGTGGTCCGTCCTAGCCGATCCAGCCGGTTGCCTGCGCGAAGACCACGAAGCCCACGGCGATGGCGACCCAAACGGCGAAGAGCGGCAGGAAGAAGCGGATCCACCGATCCCAGCCGACCCCGCCAAGCGCCAGCGTCGCCATGAAGTACCCCGACGTCGGGTAGAAGATGTTCGAGAGGCCGTCGCCAAGCTGGTAGGACAGAACCGCGTTCTGGCGGGTCACGCCGATGATGTCCGACAGCGGCGCCATGATCGGCATGGTCACCAGTGCCTGACCCGAGCCCGACGGGATCACGAAGTTGAAACCGAGCTGCGCGAGGAACATGCCCACCGCCGACAGCGTGTCGGGGAAAGAGCCGACGAGGTCGCCGAGCCCCAGCACAAGCGTGTCCATCACCTGCCCCTGCTCCAGCATCACGGCCACGGCACGCGCCAGTCCGACGATGATCGCGCCCACCAGCACGTCGCGGAATCCCTCGTTGAAGGCCTCGCAGATCTTCGTGGTGGAGAGCCCTGCTACCAGCCCGACCGTGATCCCCATGAGCACGAAGAGCCCCGCCATCTCCATCATGAACCAGCCGCGCGACAGCACACCCCAGATCATGACGCCGAAGAAGGCGAGCGCCACCAGACCGGCGCGGAACTGCCGCGGGGTGAACTGCAACGCCTCGCCGACCTCTGCGGTCTGGTACAGGCGGCGCTTTTCCTCTTCGCGCGCGGTGCCCGCCATCAGACTTGCCTCGGGATTGGCACGGACCTTGCTGGCGTAGCGGGTGACATGGATTACCGCAGCACCCAGCAAGGCCACGAAGAGCGCGGCCCGCAGACCGGCGCCAGAATAAAGCGGCACCTCGGCGATGGACTGACCAAGGCCGGTGTTGATCGGGTTGAGAACGCCCGAAGTGAAGCCCGCCGTCGTCGCCAGTAGCGCCACGGCCACCGCCGTCACGCTGTCGAACCGCAGGGCGATCATCAGCGGCAGGATCACCGGCACGTAGACCAGCGCGAGTTCCTGCGTGCCGATCAGCGTCGCCACCACGGCAAAAGTCACCATCAGCACCGGCAGGATCAGGATCGAGCGCGACGCGAAGCGCCGCGTCAGCTTGTCGACGGCGACGTCGATCACGCCGGTATGCCGGATCACCATGAACATGCCGCCGATGATGAAGGTGAAGAACACCACGACCGAAGCATCGGCGAGCCCGCGCGGCACCGCCATCATGAAGTCCTCCAGCCCGACCGGGGTCGCGGCCACCTGCCGGTAGCTCTCGGGGTCAATGGCGCTGCGCCCGTTAGGCAGGGTCACGCGGTCGAAGACGCCAGCGGGGATGAAATGCGTCGCCAGCGCCGCGAGCGCGGTGAAGACGAAAAGAATGACGTAGATATGCGGCATCCGCATGCCCTCGGATCCGGCGTTTTCCTCCTCCGGATCCAGTGCTCTCTGTGTCTCGCTTGTCATATCGGCCTCCCTACCGGTTCGACACGCCTGCCGGGGCAACCCGGTCTTGCGTGCCATCGCATCTAAGCTATCTTGTAAAATGTTAGATGGAATTCCATCTGGCAGACAATGCGGAATGCCAATCAAGACCTTTCGTGGTATTTTGATAATCCCGTGGTAACGTCAAGCGGTTCAGAAGAGTGAGACAGGCATGGACGATATGCAAAAACCGCTTTCGGATCAGGCGTTTGACGCGCTTCTTTCGGCGCTTCGCGGCGGTGTGCTGGAGGCCGGGGCGTTCTTTTCCATGCCAGAGCTGTCGCGCAGGCTGGACTTCCCCATCGCCGCGATCCGCGAGGCGACGAAGCTGGCAGAGGCCCGCGCCCTGCTCAGCATCCGGCCCAAACGGGGAATCACAGTGATGGATGCGGGTCCCCGGACCACACGGACCTGCATGGACATGCGCGCGGTGCTGGAGCGCGAAGGCGCGCGGCGGATCCTGTCTTCCGAGGCGCCCTTTCCGACGGAGCAACTGCGCCAGACGCACGAGGACCTGCTGGCACGCGCGCGGGCGGGCGATCCGACGGCCACCGGCACGATCGCCATCGGCGTCGACCTCAGCCTGCACAACGCGCTCTCAGAGGGGCTGGACAACCCCTACCTGCGCGAAGCCTACCAGCAGAACCGCGACCGGATCGCGGTGATCCAGCAGACCCGACCGTTTCTGCAAGACCGGATCACCTCGGCGATGGAAGAGCATCTGAAGATCATCGCCGCCATGGAAGCGCGCGATCTGCACCGGGTCGAGGAAACCATCGACACGCATCTGGTGCAGACCCTGCGCTGGTGGGGTATGTAGACCGCCCGTCCGGGCCTGGCCCGTGGTGTTCAGCCGCCGGGCCAATCCCACCGTAAAAGCCCGCGATCTGCGCAGGGTCGAGGAAACCATCGACACGCATCTGGCGCAGGCTCTGTGCTGGCCGGGGGCCAAAGCCCCCGCCCCGAACCTAGCCGAGGGCGTTCAGCCGCTTGATCAACGAAGAGGTATCCCAGCGCCCGCCGCCCAGCTTCTGCACGTCCTTGTAGAACTGATCCACCAGGGCGGTGACGGGCAGCGAGGCGCCGACCTCGTCCGCCGTGTTCAAGCAGATGTTCAGGTCCTTGCGCATCCAGTCGACGGCGAATCCGTGGTCGAACTTGTCGTCCAGCATGGTTTCGAAGCGGTTGACCATCTGCCACGATCCCGCGGCGCCGCCGCCGATGACCTCGACCACCGCGCGCCCGTCGAGGCCCGCCTTCTGCGCGAAATGCAGCCCCTCGGACAGGCCCTGTACCAGCCCGGCGATGCAGATCTGGTTGACCATCTTGCACAATTGTCCGGCACCGCTTTCGCCAAGACGGTTGCACAGCTTGGCATAGCTGTCGATCAGCGGTTTGGCGGCATCGAAGGCCGCCTGATCGCCGCCACACATCACGACAAGTTGACCGTTCTCGGCCCCCGCCTGCCCGCCAGAGACGGGCGCGTCCACGAAGGCAATCCCCGCCTCCTGCGCCTGCTGGAAAAGCTCGGCGGTGACCCTGGCAGAAACGGTGGTGTGATCGACGAAGGTGCTGCCCTTCGCCATGCCTGCAAAGGCGCCGTCCGCTCCGGTGCAGACCGACCGCAGATCGTCGTCGTTGCCCACGCAGGCCATGACGAACTCTGCCCCGCTGGCGGCCTCGTGCGGGGTCGCGGCGCTGGCACCGCCATGCTCTGCGACCCATGTGTCGGCCTTGGCGGCGGTTCGGTTGTAGACCGTCACCTCGTGACCCGCCTTGGCGAGATAGCCCGCCATCGGGTAGCCCATCACACCCAGTCCCAGAAATGCAACCTTTGCCATCGTTCGTGTCCTTTCATCCTGCGCGGTTCATCCTGCGCGGCTGGCCGCGCGGCCCGCCCGGCGCGCCTCTTGGCAAGCCCCGGCAGGCGCGTTAATCCCGTCTCTGCCCCACCTACCCCAATACAAGGCGCGTGCAAATGGCGGTTCTGTTCCGATGGCTTCTGCGGTTGGCCACCGCCTCGGTGGTCCTGATCGTCTTCGGTATCGGCATCGTGTACTATCTCGCCTCCCGCTCCTTGCCCGACTACGACAAGACGCTGAGTGTCTCGGGTGCCGCCGCCGCAGTCGAGATCGTGCGCGACAATTCCGGCGTGCCGCACATCCTTGCAGAAAACGACGCGGATGCCTTCTTTGGCCTGGGTTACGCCCATGCGCAGGACCGCCTGTGGCAGATGATTGTGCTGCGCCGCACAGCGCAGGGCCGCCTGTCCGAGATCTTCGGCGAACGCACGGTGCGCACCGACACGCTGCTGCGGCGGCTCGATCTCTACGCGCTGGCGCGGCAGTCGGTGCAGGCGCAGGACGCACGTACGGCTGAGGCGCTGCGTGCCTATGCGGCGGGGGTCAACGCGCGGATCACCGAGATCAACACTGAAAGCCTCGGGCGCGGGGCGCCGGAACTGTTCCTCTTCGACGCGCCCATGGCGCCGTGGCAACCCGCCGATTCCATCGCCCTGATCAAGCTTATGGCGCTGCAACTCTCGGCACATATGTCCGAAGAGGTGCTGCGCGCCCGCACCTCGTGGCTTCTGGACGACCCGGACCGGCTGGCCGACATCCTGCCCGACATGCCCGGGCCGGGCGTCGCCGCCCTGCCCTCCTACGCCAGCCTGCTGCCGGCGCCGCTGCAACGCCACGCGGCGCTGCCCGGCAAGGAGATGCCGCGCTTCCTCGCCGCTGTGCCCCGGCGCGGTCTGGCCGGGGCCTCGAACGTCTGGGCGGCGGATGCCTCACGCTCGGCGGGGGGCGGAACGCTGATGGCCAACGACCCGCACCTTGGCTTCACCGCGCCGTCGATCTGGTATCTGGCGCGGCTGCAACTGCAATCCGGCGGCGTCATCGGCGGGTCCATTCCCGGCATCCCCGCGATCATGGTGGGGCGGTCGGAAAACCTCGCATGGGGCATCACCTCGGCCTACATGGACGATCAGGACCTGCATTTCGAAGAGGTCAACCCCGAGAACCCCGAAGAGGTGCGCACCCCCGATGGCTACGTCCCCTTCCGGACCCGCAAGTCGATCATCGAGATCAAGGATGCGGCCCCGATCACCATTACCCTGCGCTGGACGGAAAACGGCCCGGTGCTGCCCGGCTCGCAGTTCAACCTGGAAGACGTGACGCCCGAGGGCCATGTCATGTCGCTGTCCTGGACGGCGCTGTCGGGCGAGGACACCTCGGCTTCGGCAGCGGTGGGGCTGATGATGGCACAGTCCGTGGAGGAGGCGATCGAGGTCTCGCGGCTCTACGTGGCGCCCGCACAGAACCTGACGCTGATCGACGGCGAGATGGTTGCGATGAAGATGGTCGGCACCATGCCGCGCCGCGATCCCGCGCACCAGAGCCGGGGGCGCCTGCCCTCGCCCGGCTGGCTGGAGCAGAACCGCTGGCAGGGGGTCATGCCCTACTCGGCCAACCCCGAGTTCCTCGCCCCCGAGGGCGGCATCGTCGGCAATACCAACAACAAGGTCATCGACCGGCCCTTCCCCAACCACGTCAGCTTTGACTGGGGCGACAGCCAGCGGGTGCAGCGCTGGCAGGGGCTGATGCAGGGCCGCAAGGTGCATACCCGCGACAGCTTCATCGAGGCGCAGCTGGACACCGTGTCGCCCGCCGCCCGCACCCTGCTGCCGCTGATCGGGCGCGACCTGTGGTTCACCGGCGAGGCCGCCGAAGAGGGCACGCCCGAGCGCCGCCGCCAGCGCGCGCTGGACCTGCTGGCCGACTGGAACGGCGAGATGTCCGAACACCTGCCCGAACCGCTGATCTACGCGGCCTGGCTGCGCGCCCTGCAGGACCGGCTGATCCGCGACGAGCTGGGGCCGCTGGCCGAGGACTTCGACCATGTCGAGCCGCTGTTCATCGAGCGGGTCTTTCGCAACGTGAACGGCGCCGGGGTCTGGTGCGACGTGATCCGCTCTGCCGAGGTCGAGACCTGCTCGGACATCGCGCGGCTGGCGCTGGACGACGCACTGCTGTGGATCGCCGAACACCACGGGTCGGCGCTGGAAAGCCTGCGCTGGGGTGATGCCCATGCCGCCGTGCACGAACACCCGGTGCTGGGCGAGGTGCCGCTGCTGCGCTACTTCGTGAACATCCGCCAAAGCACCTCGGGCGGCGATCACACGCTGATGCGCGGGCGCACCTCGGGGAAAGACCCGGCGCCCTTCCAGAACGTCCACGGCGCGGGCTATCGCGGCGTCTATGACTTCGCCGATCCGGACTCTTCGGTCTTCATCAATGCCACCGGGCAATCGGGCCACCCGCTGTCGCGGCACTACGACGACCTCGGGCAGTTGTGGCGGCGCGGCGAGTACATCCCCATGTCGCTGGACATCGACCTCGCGCGCGCCGCCTCGGTCGGCATCACGCGACTCGTCCCGAAGTGAGGCGGCAAGGGCCTTGGTGAGCCACCTGCCCACGCATCTCGATGCGGAAAAGGCCCTTGCCGTGGCGCTTGCGGCGCTGGGGGCGCTCTGGCCCCGGCGGGCGGTAACACTGACGCCGCTCAAACCCCTGACCAAACCCCTGCGTGCGACGGTCTTCCGCGTGGCGGGCGGGCCGCGGCCCGCTGTGGCCAAGGTCTGGGGGCCGGGCAACGCGGCGCGGGCGGCGGCGCAGGCGGCGCGGCAGGCCGAGGTCGCCGCCGCGATGGCCTGCGGTCCCTGCCGGGTGCCCGGGGTGCTGGGCTTCGACGCGGCGCGCAACACGCTGATCATGACCGACCCGGGCGGCGAGAGCCTGCGGACGCTAGGCGAGCGGGGCGCGGCGGTTGCGGCGCAGGCGGGCGGCTGGCTGGCGGCCTTCCACGATCTCAGCCTGCGCGCGCATCCCTTCCGGCCCGCTGGCCATCTGGCATGGGCCGCGGACCTGAAGGACGCGGTCCGCTCGGGCACCCGCATCCTGCCCGAGCCCGAGGATTTCGCCGCGCGGATCGATGCGCTGACCCCGCTGGCAAGGGCGGCACGCGGCTCCCCCGCCTGCCGCGCGGTGACCCATCGGGACATGACCCTTGCGAATCTCGTGACCGGTGGAGGCGCCATCTGGGGCATCGACTTCGAGAACGCCCGACAGGACGAGCCCCTGCGCGACCTCTTCACGCTGGCGCTGGACCTCTGCATCCTGGCGCCGGGCGCGACTGGGCGGGAAACGGCGCTGGCGGCCCTGCGGCAGGGCTATCGCCGGGAGATCGCGACACCGGAGGCCCGACTGTTCCTGCAACAGGCCTTCGCGCTCGGGGTCTGGGCCAACACACCCGTCATGCCCTCGCGCCGACAGGCGGCGCGGCTGGAGGCGGCGCAGTGGATGCTGGGCTTCGGCGAACCGGTGATCTGAAAGGCCTGCGAAACGCCCGGCCAGGAAGTCCTGCGCGGAACGGCGGCGGTCAGCACATCGAAGCCAATCGCAGGTCCGCGACGAGCAGAGGATCGGAAAGACCTCGGGCCGCCCGGCAAGGATAGCCTGCGCGGGGACGGTAACGGTCAGCGCATCGAGACCAAACAAAGGGCTGCGGGATCATGGCCGGGGCTGCGGGCCAAGGCAAACCGGCACAACCGACGTAAAACGGGCCGCAGCCACATCCCGGCAGCCGGACCATGCCCGCTCCCCGGAGCGCTGCCTGCCCTACTCCATCGAGTCGAAGCGGGCGCGGTCGGCAGCAGACCAGTTCACGGTCAGCACATAGCCGTCCTCGTCCTGCGTCTCGGCTTCGACCAACCCCTTCTCGAACAGCCACGCCCGGCGGCGGCCTGCATCGAAGCCCAGCCGCAGCCTGTCCTGCCGGGTCTCTTCCCCCAGCGCGGAAGTCACCGCCTCCAGAAAGCCGTCCAGTCCCGCCCCTGTCAGGGCAGAGACCGCAAAGACCGCCTCATCGCGCTCGGCCCGCAGGGCCACCGCCTCGGCAGCCTCCGGGTCCAGCCGGTCGAGCTTGTTCCAAAGCTCCAGTCGCGGGGTTTCCTCGTCGAGGCCCAGTTCGGAAAGGATCGCGTTCACATCCTCGGCCTGCGCCTCGGATTCGGGGTGCGAGATGTCGCGCACATGCACGATGACATCCGCCGCCAGCACCTCTTCAAGCGTGGCGCGGAAGGCGGCGACCAGCTGCGTCGGCAGGTCCGAGATGAAGCCCACGGTGTCCGACAGGATCACGTCGGCGCCGGTCGGCAGGCGCACGGCGCGCATGGTCGGGTCGAGCGTGGCGAAGAGCATGTCCTTCGCCATGACCTCGGCGCCCGTCAGGCGGTTGAACAGCGTGGACTTCCCGGCGTTGGTATAGCCCACCAGCGCGACGATCGGATAGGGCACCTTGGCGCGCGCCTTGCGGTGCAACTCGCGCGTCCGGACGACCTTGTCCAGCTGGCGGCGCAGGCGCACCATCTGCTCGTCGATGGCGCGGCGGTCGGCCTCGATCTGGGTCTCGCCGGGGCCGCCGACGAAGCCAAGCCCGCCGCGCTGCCGTTCCAGGTGGGTCCAGGCCCGAACCAGTCGCGTGCGCTGATAGGACAGCGCCGCCATCTCGACCTGCAACACACCCTCGCGGGTGGCAGCGCGATCCGAGAAGATCTCGAGGATCAGCCCGGTGCGGTCCAGAAGCTTGACCTTCCACTCTTTTTCAAGATTGCGCTGCTGCACCGGAGAGACGGGACCGTCCACCAGCACAAGCTCGACCTCGGCATCGTGGAAGCGGTCTTTCAGCTCGGCGATCTTGCCGGTACCGAACAGCGCCCCGGCATGGGGGCGCGGCAGGGGCACGACCTCGGAACCGGCCACCTCAAGCCCCGGCAGGGCATGCGCCAGCGACACGGCCTCTTCCAGGGCCATGCGCGCGTCCCGGCGGTTCGGGTCGCTCTTGATATCGGGATGCACGACCCATGCCCGGGTCACATGCGGAGCGTGTTCCTTCACGCGTCCCCTTCGCCGTCATACAGGTTGATCGGCTGGCTTGGCATGATGGTCGAGATCGCGTGCTTATAGACAAGCTGGGACTGTCCGTCCCGGCGAAGCAGCACGCAGAAATTGTCGAACCAGGTGATCACGCCCTGCAGCTTCACCCCGTTGATGAGAAAGACCGTTACCGGAACCTTCGTCTTGCGGACGTGATTAAGAAACGCGTCCTGAAGGTTCTGTCTGTCAGAAGCCATTGACTTGCCTTTGTTCTTGCCTTGCGCCCCGCTCGGGGGCCCCCTCGTCGGACAGAGTATGTCGCGCCCGGCGGGGAGTTTCCAGCCGAAAAGCGAAATCGCGCGTCAACTTGCGACCCGCTGAGCACGACGCGCTCATTCCCGCCAGCTTTCCGGGGTCAGCATGACGATGAAGGCCAGAAGTTCCAGCCGCCCCAGCACCATGGCAAGGCACATGATCAGCTTGGTGTCCCAGAGCCACGCGCTCATGTTGATCGGTTCGGCGGCGGCGTATTGCGCAAGCGGCCCGGTGTTGGACAGTGCCACGACAGCGACCACCGTCGCCTCTTCGAAAGTCAGCCCGTAGCTCCCGAAGATCAGGGTCAGGACGGCGATCATGATGGCAAACAGCATGAACACAACCCATGCGATGAAGGCGCCCTCGCGCCGGGTGCGGCGCCCCATCAGCCCCGCACGCCCCACCGACGAGGGGTGAATCAGCCGCTCCATCTCGCGCAGGCCGTTGGCGTAAAGGGTGTAGACCCGCAGCAGCTTGACGCCGCCCGCCGTGGTCGCCACCCCGCCGCCGATGACCGCAAGACCCATCAGGATGATCCCCGGCGTCGGCAGCCCCGACCAGGCCCGCGCGGTGTCCCAGTCGCCCGACAGGAATCCGGTGGTCGACAGGAAGGACATCGCGGTGAACAGCGCGCCCCACAGCGCCCGCACGCCAGTGACCCAGTCCTGTTCCTGCCCGACGTCGAAGGCCCCGGCCCAGTGCCGGACAAAGAGCGCGGCGGGCACGGCGGCGACCAGCAGGATGCCCATGCGGAATTCCGGGTCGTACCAAAGGCTCTGTCCGTTGCGCGTGTCAGAGGAAAACGTCAGCCGCGACAGGGCGAACAGGAGGAAACAGAACAGGATCATCTCTCCGGCCAGACCGCTGGGCGCGGCGCCCAGCGAGGCCAGCGGCGTGATGCCCGAGGTGGATAGCACCGCCATGGCATGGCAGAGCGCCACCAGCGGCGGGTCACCCGCGACCAGCAACATCACCGCCAGCCCCAGCGTGAGCCCCGCGTAGATCGGCACCAGCACCTCTGTCGCACGCCAGACCCGTTGGCCGGGCGTGCCGGTGCCGCTGCGGGCAGAGCCGTCCAGGATGGTCTGCCCCGGCTCTCCGCTGGCGGTCACCTCGAAGCCCCCCAGCGCCAGCGGTGCAAGGATGGCCGAGGCGGCGATCCACATCAGCAGGCCGCCCATCCAGCCGACCTGCGCGCGCCACAGGTGTTCCGGCCCCGACAGCCGCGCCGCATCGAAGATCGTGGCGCCGGTGGTGGTCATGCTAGAGACCATCTCGAAATAGGCGCTGACGTAGGTGGTGTTGCGCACCGCCTCGTGGAAGGGAATCGCCATGAGCGCGGGCAGGATCAGGAAGCTGGCCGCCAGTTGCAGCAACAGCCGCAGGGCCGATCGGTTGTGGTCCCGGTTCCCCAGCGCCAGCCCCATCAGGGCCGTCAGCGTCAGTCCAAGGATCGTGCCGTAGAAGAAGCTACGCGCGTCGTGGAATTCCTCGATGGCCAGCGCATACCCCGCCGGCACCAGCATCGACAGGAAGGCCAGCCCCATGATGGACAGGCCGAAGGGCAGACGCGAGAGGATGCGCAGCATCAGAAGAAGTCGATCGAGACCTGCAACAGGCGCTCGACCTCCGGCACGTCCTTGGATAGGGCGAAGATCACGATCTTGTCCCCCTCCTCGATCCTCAGGGCGCCGGTGGGTTTCAGCATCTCGTCGCCGCGCCCCACCGCGCCCACCAGCACGCCTTCGGGAAAGTCGATCTCGCGGATCAGCGAGCCCGAGATCGGCGAGGTCGACATGACCTCTGCCTCGATCACCTCGGCCTCGGCGTCACCGATGGAATAGACCGCGCTGACGCGACCATGGCGGATGTGGCGCAGGATCGAACTGACGGTGGTGGCGCGCGGGTTGA
This region of Ponticoccus alexandrii genomic DNA includes:
- a CDS encoding TrkH family potassium uptake protein, producing MLRILSRLPFGLSIMGLAFLSMLVPAGYALAIEEFHDARSFFYGTILGLTLTALMGLALGNRDHNRSALRLLLQLAASFLILPALMAIPFHEAVRNTTYVSAYFEMVSSMTTTGATIFDAARLSGPEHLWRAQVGWMGGLLMWIAASAILAPLALGGFEVTASGEPGQTILDGSARSGTGTPGQRVWRATEVLVPIYAGLTLGLAVMLLVAGDPPLVALCHAMAVLSTSGITPLASLGAAPSGLAGEMILFCFLLFALSRLTFSSDTRNGQSLWYDPEFRMGILLVAAVPAALFVRHWAGAFDVGQEQDWVTGVRALWGALFTAMSFLSTTGFLSGDWDTARAWSGLPTPGIILMGLAVIGGGVATTAGGVKLLRVYTLYANGLREMERLIHPSSVGRAGLMGRRTRREGAFIAWVVFMLFAIMIAVLTLIFGSYGLTFEEATVVAVVALSNTGPLAQYAAAEPINMSAWLWDTKLIMCLAMVLGRLELLAFIVMLTPESWRE
- the hflX gene encoding GTPase HflX, yielding MTRAWVVHPDIKSDPNRRDARMALEEAVSLAHALPGLEVAGSEVVPLPRPHAGALFGTGKIAELKDRFHDAEVELVLVDGPVSPVQQRNLEKEWKVKLLDRTGLILEIFSDRAATREGVLQVEMAALSYQRTRLVRAWTHLERQRGGLGFVGGPGETQIEADRRAIDEQMVRLRRQLDKVVRTRELHRKARAKVPYPIVALVGYTNAGKSTLFNRLTGAEVMAKDMLFATLDPTMRAVRLPTGADVILSDTVGFISDLPTQLVAAFRATLEEVLAADVIVHVRDISHPESEAQAEDVNAILSELGLDEETPRLELWNKLDRLDPEAAEAVALRAERDEAVFAVSALTGAGLDGFLEAVTSALGEETRQDRLRLGFDAGRRRAWLFEKGLVEAETQDEDGYVLTVNWSAADRARFDSME
- a CDS encoding phosphotransferase, coding for MSHLPTHLDAEKALAVALAALGALWPRRAVTLTPLKPLTKPLRATVFRVAGGPRPAVAKVWGPGNAARAAAQAARQAEVAAAMACGPCRVPGVLGFDAARNTLIMTDPGGESLRTLGERGAAVAAQAGGWLAAFHDLSLRAHPFRPAGHLAWAADLKDAVRSGTRILPEPEDFAARIDALTPLARAARGSPACRAVTHRDMTLANLVTGGGAIWGIDFENARQDEPLRDLFTLALDLCILAPGATGRETALAALRQGYRREIATPEARLFLQQAFALGVWANTPVMPSRRQAARLEAAQWMLGFGEPVI
- a CDS encoding penicillin acylase family protein, with amino-acid sequence MAVLFRWLLRLATASVVLIVFGIGIVYYLASRSLPDYDKTLSVSGAAAAVEIVRDNSGVPHILAENDADAFFGLGYAHAQDRLWQMIVLRRTAQGRLSEIFGERTVRTDTLLRRLDLYALARQSVQAQDARTAEALRAYAAGVNARITEINTESLGRGAPELFLFDAPMAPWQPADSIALIKLMALQLSAHMSEEVLRARTSWLLDDPDRLADILPDMPGPGVAALPSYASLLPAPLQRHAALPGKEMPRFLAAVPRRGLAGASNVWAADASRSAGGGTLMANDPHLGFTAPSIWYLARLQLQSGGVIGGSIPGIPAIMVGRSENLAWGITSAYMDDQDLHFEEVNPENPEEVRTPDGYVPFRTRKSIIEIKDAAPITITLRWTENGPVLPGSQFNLEDVTPEGHVMSLSWTALSGEDTSASAAVGLMMAQSVEEAIEVSRLYVAPAQNLTLIDGEMVAMKMVGTMPRRDPAHQSRGRLPSPGWLEQNRWQGVMPYSANPEFLAPEGGIVGNTNNKVIDRPFPNHVSFDWGDSQRVQRWQGLMQGRKVHTRDSFIEAQLDTVSPAARTLLPLIGRDLWFTGEAAEEGTPERRRQRALDLLADWNGEMSEHLPEPLIYAAWLRALQDRLIRDELGPLAEDFDHVEPLFIERVFRNVNGAGVWCDVIRSAEVETCSDIARLALDDALLWIAEHHGSALESLRWGDAHAAVHEHPVLGEVPLLRYFVNIRQSTSGGDHTLMRGRTSGKDPAPFQNVHGAGYRGVYDFADPDSSVFINATGQSGHPLSRHYDDLGQLWRRGEYIPMSLDIDLARAASVGITRLVPK
- the hfq gene encoding RNA chaperone Hfq is translated as MASDRQNLQDAFLNHVRKTKVPVTVFLINGVKLQGVITWFDNFCVLLRRDGQSQLVYKHAISTIMPSQPINLYDGEGDA